In Deltaproteobacteria bacterium, a single genomic region encodes these proteins:
- a CDS encoding response regulator, with translation MPKKVLIVEDEIINAMGLATMLPMWGCELVGMVTSGEAAIQAAEAKKPDVVLMDIAIHGSIDGIGAAREIVGRLKIPVIFMTGYDDEDTIKAAEELKPLAFLKKPFEPARLAELLSREGA, from the coding sequence ATGCCCAAGAAAGTGCTCATCGTCGAAGACGAGATCATCAATGCGATGGGGTTGGCGACCATGTTGCCGATGTGGGGATGCGAACTGGTGGGTATGGTGACCAGCGGAGAGGCCGCCATCCAGGCCGCGGAGGCGAAGAAGCCCGATGTGGTCCTTATGGATATTGCCATCCATGGTTCGATCGACGGGATAGGCGCCGCGCGCGAGATCGTCGGCCGCCTCAAGATCCCCGTGATCTTCATGACGGGCTACGACGACGAGGATACAATTAAAGCAGCCGAAGAACTTAAGCCGCTAGCTTTCCTGAAAAAGCCATTCGAGCCGGCCCGCCTCGCAGAGCTCCTGTCGCGGGAGGGCGCATAG